Proteins found in one Coleofasciculaceae cyanobacterium genomic segment:
- a CDS encoding homogentisate phytyltransferase has product MTWVKSLWKFSRPHTIIGTSLSVLALYFISLATTGNNVTPLNIEQMLAVWLACICGNIYIVGLNQLHDIEIDRINKPDLPLASGKLTTAQGRLIVGFTGILGLLIAALSGRWLFATVAVSLIIGTAYSLPPIRLKQFPFWAAFCILTVRGVIVNIGLFLHYGDKLDGREALNPYVWTLTLFILLFTVAIAIFKDVPDLEGDKQYNINTFTLVIGKPAVFNLSRGVITVCYFGMVVAGLFWLTSLNVSFFVTSHIILLGLLWWRSRNVDLSEKSAIADFYQFIWKLFFLEYLLFPIACFI; this is encoded by the coding sequence ATGACTTGGGTAAAAAGCCTGTGGAAATTTTCTCGTCCCCATACCATTATTGGTACCAGCCTTAGTGTTCTGGCACTGTATTTTATCTCCTTAGCCACGACTGGCAACAATGTTACACCACTGAATATAGAGCAGATGCTGGCGGTTTGGTTAGCCTGCATCTGTGGCAATATATATATAGTCGGGTTAAATCAACTTCACGATATTGAAATAGATCGGATTAATAAACCAGATTTGCCCTTGGCTTCAGGGAAATTGACGACTGCACAAGGTAGATTAATTGTTGGGTTTACTGGTATTTTAGGATTACTGATTGCAGCTTTATCAGGAAGATGGCTGTTTGCGACTGTAGCCGTTAGTTTAATCATTGGTACAGCTTATTCATTGCCACCAATACGCCTGAAGCAATTTCCCTTTTGGGCAGCTTTTTGCATACTTACGGTTAGGGGAGTTATTGTCAATATTGGACTGTTTTTACACTATGGCGACAAGCTAGATGGTAGAGAAGCATTAAATCCCTACGTTTGGACGCTGACTTTATTTATTTTGCTGTTCACAGTTGCGATCGCAATTTTCAAAGATGTCCCCGATCTAGAAGGAGACAAGCAATACAACATTAATACCTTTACTTTGGTTATCGGTAAACCAGCAGTATTCAATCTTTCCCGTGGGGTAATTACTGTTTGCTATTTTGGGATGGTAGTTGCAGGTTTGTTTTGGCTAACTTCTTTAAACGTCAGCTTTTTTGTCACCAGCCACATAATTTTATTAGGATTACTTTGGTGGCGTAGTCGCAATGTAGATTTATCAGAAAAAAGCGCGATCGCCGACTTTTATCAGTTTATCTGGAAGTTATTCTTTTTAGAGTATTTACTCTTCCCGATTGCCTGTTTTATTTAG
- a CDS encoding tocopherol cyclase family protein, whose translation MKTPHSGYHWNQITPRYFEGWYFRLTLPKIEQTFAFMYSFQDPLGKKPNSGGAVQILGIDETYLCRAFPDVQKFFADKYKLALGHWGKTNLKTKARLLSPAQFSNFIVEGYQATASLNQGSIYDPVRNEYCHWEYQIEPVYGWGNSQQPQQSTAGWLSSLPIFEPGWQVTMAHGAATGWIEWRNQHYQFTNAPAYSEKNWGGSFPQKWFWLNCNSFESEIDLALTAGGGIRQVLWWQEEVALIGIHHQGKLYEFAPWNSQVSWQIEPWGKWRLQGKSAEYTVTLRGETDLPGIYVRTPTAKGLVFNCRDTTRGKLSLSLCDRTGKTILAASSNLAGLEVGGAAWEKAWSVFQ comes from the coding sequence ATGAAAACTCCTCATAGTGGCTATCACTGGAATCAAATTACGCCACGCTATTTTGAAGGTTGGTATTTTCGTCTCACTTTACCTAAAATCGAGCAAACTTTCGCCTTCATGTATTCTTTTCAAGATCCTCTTGGCAAGAAGCCTAACAGTGGTGGTGCGGTGCAAATCTTAGGTATTGATGAAACATATCTTTGTCGCGCTTTTCCCGACGTGCAAAAGTTTTTTGCTGACAAATATAAATTAGCCTTGGGACATTGGGGTAAAACTAATCTTAAAACCAAAGCAAGACTGTTATCTCCTGCTCAATTTAGCAACTTTATTGTCGAGGGATATCAAGCAACCGCTAGTCTCAATCAAGGAAGCATCTACGATCCTGTCAGAAATGAATATTGCCATTGGGAATATCAAATCGAGCCTGTCTATGGCTGGGGAAACTCGCAACAACCTCAGCAATCAACCGCAGGCTGGTTATCTTCATTGCCTATATTTGAACCAGGATGGCAAGTTACTATGGCACATGGCGCAGCAACAGGTTGGATTGAGTGGCGTAATCAGCACTATCAATTTACTAATGCACCTGCCTATAGTGAAAAAAACTGGGGTGGCTCTTTTCCGCAAAAATGGTTTTGGCTTAACTGTAATAGTTTCGAGTCAGAAATAGACTTGGCTTTAACTGCGGGAGGAGGAATTAGACAAGTACTATGGTGGCAAGAAGAAGTGGCTCTAATTGGGATACATCACCAGGGGAAACTTTACGAATTTGCTCCTTGGAATTCTCAGGTAAGTTGGCAAATAGAGCCTTGGGGAAAATGGCGACTACAGGGAAAATCCGCTGAATATACGGTAACTCTCAGAGGAGAAACAGATTTACCAGGTATTTATGTGCGTACCCCAACAGCAAAGGGTTTGGTTTTTAACTGTCGAGATACAACAAGAGGCAAGCTAAGTTTATCATTATGCGATCGCACGGGAAAAACCATACTGGCAGCTAGTAGCAACTTAGCTGGCTTAGAAGTCGGTGGCGCAGCTTGGGAAAAGGCTTGGTCGGTTTTTCAGTAA
- the smc gene encoding chromosome segregation protein SMC, producing the protein MVHIKRVELSHFKSFGGTTKVPILPGFTVVSGPNGSGKSNILDALLFCLGLASSKGMRADRLPDLVNNKQISNGKAAEAVVSVTFDLTDLGDLSDVVTTVTDAQDLTLISSTEELPAAMEDGCAENGNSNSNSNGHFEAEINPEVEDESQSTAVDRDDQKIIAIANGNSLEWKITRRLRVGKNGNYTSTFYINGEVSTATEVHEQLQKLRVYPEGYNVVLQGDVTSIITMNSRERREIIDELAGVAAFDRKIEQTRKTLDKVQEREEKCHIIAQELIANRDRLAADRVKAEKYRQLKENVQEKKNQEKVLIWRSLTQQQQELQKKFTAGEAEAVRLTDNIAKLDTAVKEQSEKLENLNAQVKALGEDEQLSVASELATQKAKQLTLQQKQGELNNTSQQKQLNLVQTQQNLEQYQQEIKQLGKEKDRLEDETIPLLSKNALAARQTVSQSKENANAIAEASEAWVQEQATLSRQAAIIQEILNPQRTEQARISERSNQLDHTIREQTQSLAAVDAELNTKQSEYDSLFSKVATEQAHVQEIAQQLAEAEGDRSLQQETQQRLLKEQRDKQRELDKLEAKTQAQQEVQGTYASKIILNSNLSGVEGLVVQLGQVEERYRLALETAAGGRLGFIVVESDRVAAQGIELLKRERAGRATFLPLNKIQAPHLGNMATMRFGSGFVDLAVNLVECDPRYEDIFAYVFGNTVIFDNLNNARSQLGKHRIVTLEGEILEVSGAMTGGSQSSRSSLHFGGAANRESGQVEVLKERLAEIERILNNYDQTIANQIAQIKDLAEELTEARQLGRDNKILSEQLEKDLKRLTGQRELLINQLHTNRQERDKIQSRLLILNREIPEQEARLQELQQQLKVLEESHSQSEWQQVQTVITSQEEQLQLEERTLRQAETQLLELTNRYQRLQEKISEAEQNIVLLNDDQAAIKQQQATISNQLIEIAQKIIIAEAELEQLSAKLGETKQERDRLETQLKQLREQHQKQAWQLEKLQTTQQERQATLQTLQQQIAEHEAELPNPIPQIPQLVNEDAIEAGESITFANLQEQIEQLQRQIRNGEKRLEAMEPVNMLALEEYEKTEARLQELSHKLDTIEAERTELLMRVEKFTTLRLRAFKESYDAVNENFQKIYAELSDGDGHLQLEDKNDPFNGGLNLVAHPKGKPVQKLSSMSGGEKSLTALGFIFSLQKYRPSPFYAFDEVDMFLDGANVEKLSRMVKKQAQSAQFIVVSLRRPMIEASERTIGVTQARGAHTQVLGIKMK; encoded by the coding sequence ATGGTTCATATAAAGCGCGTTGAACTGTCCCACTTTAAATCTTTCGGTGGCACAACAAAAGTTCCTATATTACCTGGTTTTACCGTAGTTTCGGGGCCAAATGGGTCAGGAAAGTCAAATATCTTAGATGCGCTGCTGTTTTGTTTAGGTTTAGCGAGTTCCAAGGGAATGCGTGCCGATCGCTTGCCCGACTTGGTTAATAATAAACAGATTAGCAATGGTAAAGCTGCGGAGGCTGTTGTCTCTGTTACCTTTGATTTAACTGATTTAGGTGACTTGTCAGATGTGGTGACAACAGTTACTGATGCTCAAGATTTAACTCTTATTTCCTCCACCGAAGAGTTGCCAGCAGCTATGGAAGATGGCTGTGCTGAAAACGGCAATAGTAATAGTAATAGTAATGGTCATTTTGAAGCAGAAATAAATCCAGAAGTTGAAGACGAATCACAAAGCACCGCAGTAGATCGAGACGATCAGAAAATTATCGCGATCGCCAATGGAAATAGTCTGGAGTGGAAGATAACGCGGCGGTTGCGGGTAGGAAAAAATGGTAACTATACCTCGACGTTTTATATTAACGGAGAAGTATCTACAGCAACGGAAGTTCACGAACAGCTACAAAAACTAAGGGTTTATCCAGAAGGCTATAACGTAGTGTTACAGGGTGACGTTACCAGCATTATTACGATGAATTCCAGAGAAAGACGCGAGATTATCGATGAATTAGCGGGAGTAGCAGCATTTGACCGTAAAATTGAGCAAACGCGCAAGACGCTGGATAAGGTACAGGAAAGAGAAGAAAAATGCCATATTATTGCTCAAGAATTGATTGCTAATCGCGATCGCCTGGCAGCAGATCGAGTCAAGGCGGAAAAATACCGCCAGTTAAAAGAAAATGTCCAGGAGAAGAAGAATCAGGAAAAAGTTTTAATTTGGCGATCGCTTACGCAACAACAGCAGGAGTTACAGAAGAAGTTTACGGCTGGGGAAGCAGAAGCGGTACGCTTAACCGATAATATTGCCAAGTTAGATACGGCAGTTAAAGAACAGAGTGAAAAGCTAGAAAATCTTAATGCTCAAGTCAAAGCCTTGGGTGAGGATGAACAGCTATCGGTAGCTTCAGAGTTAGCTACCCAGAAAGCTAAACAGCTAACTCTACAGCAAAAGCAGGGGGAATTAAATAATACCAGCCAGCAGAAACAGCTTAACTTGGTACAAACTCAGCAAAATTTAGAACAGTACCAGCAGGAAATCAAGCAGCTTGGCAAAGAGAAAGACAGGTTAGAAGATGAGACTATTCCCTTACTAAGCAAAAATGCGCTCGCAGCCAGACAAACCGTTAGTCAGAGTAAAGAAAATGCTAATGCGATCGCCGAAGCTTCAGAGGCTTGGGTACAAGAACAAGCAACTCTTTCTCGTCAAGCCGCGATAATTCAAGAAATTTTAAATCCTCAGCGTACCGAACAAGCTAGGATTAGCGAAAGATCTAATCAGCTAGATCATACTATTCGAGAACAAACCCAGTCTTTAGCAGCAGTAGACGCAGAATTAAACACCAAGCAAAGTGAATACGATTCCCTTTTCAGTAAAGTAGCCACAGAACAAGCTCATGTCCAAGAAATTGCTCAACAGCTAGCCGAAGCAGAAGGCGATCGCTCTTTGCAGCAGGAAACTCAACAGCGTTTGTTAAAAGAACAGCGAGATAAGCAACGAGAACTAGACAAGCTAGAGGCTAAAACCCAAGCACAACAAGAAGTTCAGGGAACTTACGCCAGCAAGATTATTCTTAACTCCAACCTATCAGGGGTAGAAGGGTTAGTAGTACAGTTAGGACAGGTAGAAGAGCGTTACCGATTAGCTTTGGAAACCGCTGCGGGGGGGAGATTGGGATTTATTGTAGTGGAAAGCGATCGCGTTGCTGCACAAGGTATTGAATTATTAAAAAGAGAACGAGCAGGGAGAGCAACCTTCTTACCTTTAAACAAGATTCAAGCACCGCATCTTGGTAACATGGCGACTATGCGCTTTGGTAGTGGTTTTGTCGATCTGGCAGTAAATCTAGTTGAGTGCGATCCTCGCTATGAGGATATCTTTGCCTATGTCTTTGGCAATACCGTAATATTTGACAACTTAAATAATGCTCGTTCCCAGCTAGGAAAACATCGCATTGTTACCTTAGAAGGAGAAATCTTAGAAGTCAGTGGCGCAATGACTGGGGGAAGTCAATCTAGTCGTTCTAGTCTGCATTTCGGTGGTGCTGCTAACCGTGAATCTGGACAAGTAGAAGTATTAAAAGAGCGTTTGGCAGAAATAGAGCGCATCTTAAACAACTATGACCAAACAATAGCAAATCAAATCGCGCAAATCAAGGATTTGGCAGAAGAGTTAACCGAAGCCAGACAGTTAGGTAGAGATAATAAAATCTTGTCCGAACAGTTAGAAAAAGATTTGAAACGTCTAACTGGTCAACGGGAATTATTAATTAATCAACTACACACTAATCGTCAGGAAAGAGATAAGATTCAATCCCGTTTGTTAATATTAAATCGAGAAATTCCCGAACAAGAAGCTAGATTACAGGAGTTACAGCAGCAGCTAAAAGTATTAGAAGAATCTCATTCTCAGAGCGAATGGCAACAGGTACAAACAGTAATTACCAGCCAGGAAGAACAGCTACAGCTAGAGGAACGAACTTTAAGACAGGCAGAAACTCAACTATTAGAATTGACTAATAGATATCAAAGATTACAGGAAAAAATAAGCGAAGCAGAACAAAATATTGTTTTGCTAAATGACGACCAAGCAGCAATCAAACAACAACAGGCGACAATTAGCAATCAACTAATCGAAATTGCTCAGAAAATTATTATTGCCGAAGCAGAATTAGAACAACTTTCAGCCAAACTTGGAGAAACTAAACAAGAACGCGATCGCTTGGAAACTCAGCTAAAACAGTTGCGCGAGCAGCATCAAAAACAAGCTTGGCAACTAGAAAAACTTCAGACAACACAACAGGAAAGACAAGCAACTCTCCAAACCTTACAGCAACAAATAGCCGAACATGAAGCAGAATTACCCAATCCAATTCCCCAAATTCCGCAGTTGGTTAACGAAGATGCGATCGAGGCAGGAGAATCAATAACCTTTGCCAATCTTCAAGAACAAATAGAACAGCTACAAAGACAGATACGTAACGGAGAAAAACGCCTTGAAGCAATGGAACCTGTCAATATGTTGGCGTTGGAAGAATATGAAAAAACTGAGGCTAGATTACAAGAACTATCCCATAAATTAGATACTATCGAAGCTGAAAGAACCGAATTGTTAATGCGTGTAGAGAAATTTACTACTCTGCGTTTGCGAGCGTTTAAAGAATCTTATGATGCCGTAAATGAAAACTTCCAGAAAATATATGCTGAACTCTCTGATGGTGATGGACATCTACAGCTAGAAGATAAAAACGATCCTTTCAACGGAGGTTTAAATCTGGTTGCTCATCCCAAAGGTAAGCCCGTACAAAAGCTAAGTTCCATGTCTGGGGGAGAAAAATCTTTAACTG
- a CDS encoding alpha/beta hydrolase: MDTTDLTANSQQSPTEKLENALKDIYCLSGLGADERVFQNLKFQGYKPVHIYWLEPKKRESIADYTQRLTAQIKLERPILIGLSFGGIIAVEIAKQIDTEKVILISSTKNKQEIPFYFKMFRWLPIYLLLPAKLLLWFGKIIASWFFGIETIDERKLLNAILFDTNAHFVKWAIHQIVIWKNELIPHNVYHIHGEGDRIFPFQFVREDFSVEKGGHLMIMSRADCISNLIQKIVNLNTNLPTEITDSLANDAS; this comes from the coding sequence ATGGATACTACAGATTTAACAGCAAATTCTCAACAAAGCCCTACAGAAAAATTGGAAAATGCTCTCAAAGATATTTATTGTCTTAGCGGGTTAGGTGCAGACGAGCGCGTTTTTCAAAATTTAAAGTTTCAGGGTTATAAGCCCGTGCATATTTATTGGTTAGAGCCTAAAAAAAGAGAAAGTATTGCTGATTATACTCAACGATTAACTGCTCAAATAAAATTAGAAAGACCAATATTAATTGGCTTGTCTTTTGGTGGTATTATTGCTGTCGAAATAGCCAAACAAATAGATACTGAAAAAGTTATTTTAATTTCTAGTACTAAAAATAAACAGGAAATACCTTTCTATTTTAAAATGTTTCGTTGGTTGCCAATCTATCTTTTATTACCGGCAAAACTATTGCTTTGGTTTGGTAAAATAATAGCAAGTTGGTTTTTTGGCATCGAAACCATTGATGAGCGAAAATTATTAAATGCAATTTTGTTTGACACTAACGCGCATTTCGTAAAATGGGCAATTCATCAGATTGTTATCTGGAAAAATGAGTTGATTCCTCATAATGTTTATCACATTCATGGTGAAGGCGATCGCATTTTTCCCTTTCAGTTTGTTCGAGAAGATTTTAGCGTTGAAAAGGGTGGACATTTGATGATTATGAGCCGGGCTGATTGTATTTCTAATCTGATTCAAAAGATTGTTAATTTGAATACTAATTTGCCTACAGAAATCACTGATTCCCTGGCAAATGATGCTAGTTAA